In Acidaminococcus fermentans DSM 20731, one genomic interval encodes:
- a CDS encoding HIRAN domain-containing protein gives MKKIFITITGCNHYMGYEVFWRKMELVLRKEPDNEYDKEAIRVELPGIGKVGYVANSPHTVLGDTCSAGRIYDKIGKKAHAKVVLVTGRGVVAQVKKEK, from the coding sequence ATGAAAAAGATCTTCATTACCATTACCGGCTGCAACCATTATATGGGCTACGAGGTATTCTGGCGGAAAATGGAACTGGTGCTGAGGAAGGAACCGGACAACGAATATGATAAGGAAGCCATCCGGGTGGAACTGCCGGGCATCGGCAAAGTGGGCTATGTGGCCAACAGCCCCCACACCGTGCTGGGGGACACCTGCAGTGCAGGACGGATCTATGACAAAATCGGCAAAAAAGCCCATGCCAAGGTAGTGCTGGTCACCGGACGGGGCGTGGTAGCACAGGTGAAGAAGGAAAAGTGA
- a CDS encoding NAD(P)-dependent alcohol dehydrogenase yields the protein MRGYAMLKIGESGWIEKERPVCGPLDAICRPIAVAICSSDVHTLWAGAIGDRHNMILGHECCAEVVEVGSLVKDFKPGDRVLVPAITPDWSSEAAQAGWQQHSGGMLGGWKFSNYKDGVFADFFHVNDADGNLAHLPEGMDPVDACIMSDMVPTGFHAVELADVQFGDTVLVIGIGPVGLMSVRACALRGASRIIAVGTRPVCRQVAREYGADEFISYKEGPIFQQVLDMTGGAGVDRVCIAGGTVDTFSEAIKCLKPGGRIGNVNYLGSGDYVKIPRVEWGAGMANKTIAGGLMPGGRLRMEKLSSLATSGRLDLHKEVTHIFQGKEHVEEALFMMRDKPADLIKPVVIW from the coding sequence ATGAGAGGATATGCCATGCTGAAAATCGGGGAATCGGGATGGATCGAAAAGGAGCGGCCGGTATGCGGCCCCCTGGATGCCATCTGCCGTCCCATTGCTGTAGCCATCTGTTCGTCCGACGTCCATACCCTGTGGGCCGGGGCCATCGGGGACCGGCACAATATGATCCTGGGCCACGAATGCTGCGCTGAAGTGGTGGAAGTGGGCAGCCTGGTGAAGGATTTCAAACCCGGTGACCGGGTGCTGGTGCCCGCCATTACTCCGGACTGGAGTTCCGAAGCGGCCCAGGCCGGATGGCAGCAGCATTCCGGCGGGATGCTGGGCGGCTGGAAGTTCTCCAACTATAAAGACGGGGTGTTTGCGGATTTCTTCCATGTGAACGATGCGGATGGGAACCTGGCCCATCTGCCGGAGGGGATGGACCCGGTGGATGCCTGCATTATGTCCGACATGGTTCCCACCGGCTTCCATGCGGTGGAACTGGCGGATGTCCAGTTCGGAGATACGGTGCTGGTCATCGGCATCGGTCCTGTGGGCCTGATGTCCGTCCGGGCCTGTGCCCTACGGGGAGCCAGCCGGATCATTGCCGTGGGGACCCGGCCGGTGTGCCGTCAGGTGGCCAGGGAATACGGAGCCGATGAATTCATCAGCTACAAGGAAGGCCCCATCTTCCAGCAGGTGCTGGATATGACCGGCGGCGCCGGGGTGGACCGGGTGTGCATTGCCGGGGGCACGGTGGATACCTTCAGCGAAGCCATCAAATGTCTGAAACCCGGGGGACGGATCGGCAACGTGAATTACCTGGGTTCCGGGGATTATGTGAAGATCCCCCGGGTGGAATGGGGCGCCGGGATGGCCAACAAGACCATTGCCGGAGGGCTTATGCCGGGGGGCCGGCTGCGCATGGAAAAACTTTCCAGCCTGGCCACCAGCGGGCGTCTGGATCTCCACAAGGAAGTCACCCATATCTTCCAGGGGAAGGAACATGTGGAAGAAGCACTGTTCATGATGCGGGACAAACCTGCCGATCTGATCAAACCGGTGGTCATCTGGTAA
- a CDS encoding GTP-binding protein gives MKILIVSGFLGAGKTTFIRHLTDTLPQVDFAIFENEIGETDLDAKVLRDGDRSLNVYEMTENCVCCTGKADFLTNLMTILSALDPEVLIVEPTGAARLSALMGAIEGLQYDALELLPPLTLVDAGTFFREKDDFSELRLDQIRHGSVLVLSKSEQLSPEETAVYRQELQELAPEAEIITGDYKKRSADWFRSLLEKRGGLVLAQEDHEPCQEHHHHDHDHHHGEEALTTVTLTRVAVPHPLYLMRFLDLVTKSCFGRIPRAKGYLPCGNEWVRFDLVQDRWLITGFPPQAEARVTLIGTRLKEEAARSWFEGAEGAARSGL, from the coding sequence ATGAAAATACTCATTGTCTCCGGCTTCCTGGGAGCCGGAAAAACCACCTTCATCCGTCATCTGACGGATACGCTTCCCCAGGTGGATTTTGCCATTTTTGAAAATGAAATCGGGGAAACGGACCTGGATGCCAAGGTCCTGCGGGATGGGGACCGGAGCCTGAATGTGTACGAAATGACGGAAAACTGCGTGTGCTGCACCGGCAAGGCGGATTTTCTCACCAACCTGATGACCATCCTCTCCGCCCTGGATCCGGAAGTGCTCATTGTGGAGCCTACGGGAGCAGCCCGGCTCAGTGCCCTGATGGGGGCCATCGAGGGGCTGCAGTACGACGCCCTGGAACTGCTGCCGCCCCTGACCCTGGTGGATGCCGGGACATTTTTCCGGGAAAAGGATGATTTCAGTGAGCTGCGCCTGGACCAGATCCGTCATGGATCCGTACTGGTTCTGTCCAAATCGGAACAGCTGTCCCCGGAAGAGACGGCGGTTTACCGCCAGGAACTCCAGGAACTGGCTCCGGAGGCGGAGATCATCACCGGGGATTACAAAAAACGGTCCGCAGACTGGTTCCGGAGCCTGCTGGAAAAGCGGGGAGGACTAGTCCTGGCGCAAGAGGATCATGAACCCTGCCAGGAACACCACCATCATGACCATGACCATCATCACGGAGAAGAGGCCCTGACCACTGTGACCCTGACCCGGGTGGCCGTGCCCCATCCCCTGTACCTGATGCGGTTCCTGGACCTGGTGACCAAAAGCTGTTTCGGCCGGATTCCCCGGGCCAAAGGGTATCTGCCCTGCGGGAACGAATGGGTCCGGTTCGATCTGGTCCAGGACCGGTGGCTGATTACTGGTTTTCCCCCCCAGGCAGAGGCCCGGGTGACCCTGATCGGAACCCGGCTGAAGGAAGAAGCGGCCCGGAGCTGGTTTGAAGGGGCGGAGGGAGCTGCAAGGTCCGGGCTATAA
- a CDS encoding MmcQ/YjbR family DNA-binding protein produces the protein MFSWQASFFLSIVPYRGSPTTRHCVPSRRGRRPGALLRDIADHCCRDVLFASPQANRLTRQILDQFQVRPDFPWEHSARYQSYGIFRHASNRKWFALIMNVKRTVLHKDGTPDLLDVMNLKIRPQEAEQLHHIPGIYPAYHMNHRLWISVVLDNSLADEAILALIKASYLLTE, from the coding sequence ATTTTCTCATGGCAGGCCTCCTTTTTTCTTTCTATTGTACCATACAGGGGAAGCCCGACGACCCGCCATTGTGTTCCGTCCCGTAGGGGGCGCAGGCCCGGCGCCCTGCTGCGAGACATTGCCGACCACTGCTGCCGGGATGTCCTTTTTGCTTCTCCCCAGGCCAACCGGCTCACCCGGCAGATCCTGGACCAGTTCCAGGTCAGGCCGGATTTTCCCTGGGAACATTCTGCCCGTTACCAGTCCTACGGAATTTTCCGCCATGCTTCCAACCGGAAATGGTTCGCCCTCATCATGAATGTGAAGCGTACGGTCCTCCACAAGGATGGCACCCCTGACCTGCTCGACGTGATGAATCTGAAGATCCGGCCCCAGGAGGCGGAACAGCTCCACCACATTCCCGGCATCTATCCTGCCTATCACATGAACCACCGGCTGTGGATTTCTGTGGTGCTGGATAATTCTTTGGCGGACGAAGCCATCCTGGCTCTCATAAAGGCCAGCTATCTTCTTACGGAATGA
- a CDS encoding DUF1294 domain-containing protein, producing the protein MPIHFTPFTGGLLLINLITFAAYGYDKFCARRGAWRVPEIRLLLLAAVGGSLGALLAMFLFRHKTKHLKFTIGVPVILGLQIFLGVNFLIASQ; encoded by the coding sequence ATGCCAATCCATTTTACCCCTTTCACTGGGGGGCTTTTGCTGATCAATCTCATTACGTTTGCCGCTTACGGCTATGACAAATTCTGTGCCAGGCGGGGAGCCTGGCGGGTGCCGGAAATCCGGCTGCTTCTTTTGGCGGCGGTGGGGGGCAGCCTGGGAGCCCTGTTGGCCATGTTCCTGTTCCGGCACAAGACGAAGCATCTGAAATTCACCATCGGGGTGCCGGTGATCCTGGGGCTGCAGATTTTTCTGGGGGTGAATTTTCTCATCGCCAGTCAGTAG
- a CDS encoding CtsR family transcriptional regulator produces the protein MRNIADAIEQFIISELFANEQDRVDVKRSQLAEKLSCAPSQITYTLTTRFTPERGYEVESKRGNGGFIRIIRLPRQTQAHPLLPSGKEVKSSGQLVQALASHKLITGREARLLDYFLHVLGDHVSEENKEQIVRTAFQLLQEEE, from the coding sequence ATGCGCAATATTGCCGATGCCATAGAGCAATTCATCATCAGCGAGCTGTTCGCCAATGAACAGGACCGGGTGGATGTGAAGCGGAGCCAGCTGGCGGAAAAACTGTCCTGCGCTCCCAGCCAGATCACCTATACCCTGACCACCCGTTTCACCCCGGAACGGGGCTACGAAGTGGAATCCAAACGGGGGAACGGGGGCTTCATCCGGATCATCCGGCTGCCCCGGCAGACCCAGGCCCATCCGCTGCTGCCTTCCGGCAAAGAGGTGAAATCGTCCGGCCAGCTGGTCCAGGCCCTGGCTTCCCACAAACTGATCACCGGCCGGGAAGCCCGGCTGCTGGATTATTTCCTCCATGTACTGGGGGACCATGTAAGCGAAGAAAACAAGGAACAGATTGTGCGGACGGCGTTCCAGCTGCTCCAGGAGGAGGAGTAA
- the radA gene encoding DNA repair protein RadA encodes MAKTQTHYVCQNCGYSTPKWLGKCPECGRWDTLVEETAAPAPSRQRPSYLAVTEAPTPKTLKQVDRVKVQRMTTGIHEFDRVLGGGIVPGSLILLGGAPGIGKSTITLDVSMKAAARGARVLYVSGEESEAQTAMRAERLGQATDALQIMTATELGTILVQARQVKPRLLVIDSIQTMYNQELESAAGSVGQVRECTAKLLTFAKETGIAIIIIGHVTKEGNIAGPRLLEHMVDVVLQFEGDRSYTYRVLRALKNRFGSTSECGIFSMEEEGLREVANPSGLFLEAREEAVSGSVITAAMEGNRPILTEIQALVSHTPFGLPRRTVVGVDFNRVNMLLAVLEKRCGMNFGDQDAYVCAVGGMKVKEPAADLAILGALVSSYRNRPVPMGVLAMGEVGLTGELRRVGLTDRRIKEAAQLGFKRFIVPKGSFPQGKEPKGVTVIQARTVEEAIAGMYRE; translated from the coding sequence GTGGCCAAAACACAGACCCATTATGTATGTCAGAACTGCGGGTATTCCACTCCCAAATGGCTGGGCAAGTGCCCGGAATGCGGCCGGTGGGATACCCTGGTGGAAGAAACGGCGGCGCCGGCTCCCAGCCGGCAGCGGCCGTCTTATCTTGCGGTGACGGAGGCCCCCACCCCCAAGACCCTGAAACAGGTGGACCGGGTGAAGGTCCAGCGGATGACCACCGGGATCCATGAATTCGACCGGGTGCTGGGAGGGGGCATCGTCCCCGGTTCCCTGATCCTTCTGGGCGGGGCCCCGGGCATCGGGAAAAGCACCATCACCCTGGATGTTTCCATGAAGGCGGCGGCCCGGGGTGCCCGGGTGCTGTATGTTTCCGGGGAAGAAAGCGAAGCCCAGACAGCCATGCGGGCAGAGCGGCTGGGACAGGCCACGGACGCCCTGCAGATCATGACGGCCACGGAACTGGGCACCATCCTGGTCCAGGCCCGGCAGGTGAAGCCCCGGCTCCTGGTCATCGATTCCATCCAGACCATGTACAACCAGGAACTGGAAAGCGCCGCCGGCTCTGTGGGCCAGGTGCGGGAATGCACCGCCAAGCTTTTGACCTTTGCCAAGGAAACGGGGATCGCCATCATCATTATCGGCCATGTGACCAAGGAAGGGAATATTGCCGGCCCCCGGCTGCTGGAACACATGGTGGACGTGGTGCTCCAGTTCGAAGGGGACCGGTCCTACACCTACCGGGTGCTTCGGGCCCTGAAGAACCGGTTCGGCTCCACCAGCGAATGCGGGATCTTTTCCATGGAAGAGGAAGGGCTCCGGGAGGTGGCCAATCCCTCCGGGCTGTTCCTGGAAGCCAGGGAAGAAGCGGTGTCCGGTTCGGTGATCACCGCGGCCATGGAAGGGAACCGGCCCATCCTGACGGAAATCCAGGCTCTGGTGTCCCATACCCCATTCGGTCTGCCCCGGCGGACGGTGGTGGGGGTGGATTTCAACCGGGTGAACATGCTGCTGGCGGTGCTGGAAAAGCGCTGCGGCATGAATTTCGGGGATCAGGATGCCTATGTGTGCGCCGTTGGCGGCATGAAAGTGAAGGAGCCGGCTGCGGACCTGGCCATCCTGGGGGCCCTGGTATCCAGCTACCGGAACCGGCCGGTGCCCATGGGGGTGCTGGCCATGGGCGAAGTGGGCCTTACCGGGGAACTGCGCCGGGTGGGCCTTACGGACCGGCGGATCAAAGAAGCCGCCCAGCTGGGATTCAAACGGTTCATCGTCCCCAAAGGGAGCTTCCCCCAGGGCAAGGAGCCCAAAGGGGTCACCGTGATCCAGGCCAGGACCGTGGAAGAAGCCATTGCGGGGATGTACAGGGAATAG
- the alaS gene encoding alanine--tRNA ligase yields MKYLSGNEIRQKYLDFFKERGHLVLPSASLIPHDDPTLLLIGAGMAPFKPYFTGKVKPPATRITTCQKCVRTGDIENVGRTARHHTYFEMLGNFSFGDYFKKEVIPWAWEFLTKVLELPADKLWITVYPKDQEAYDLWHDVCGVPAERIVKLEDNWWEITSGGPCGPDSEIHIDLGEERGCGSPDCGPGCDCGRFLELWNLVFTQYNKEPDGSYTPLQHKNIDTGLGLERVASVLQNKPSNFETDLIFPIIEYACRVSGKTYNADPKDDVSLKVIADHARSVTFMIGDGILPSNEGRGYILRRVLRRAIRHGRLLGIRKEFLVGAADLVIDMYGDHYTDLREKKSYIEKVIAMEENSFLQTLEQGTDLLNQKIDAMRKAGSTVLNGEDAFQLYDTFGFPWELTEEILEEQGFTMDKEGFEKAMEAQRERARSARNDKEGKPVLYETRHLKLGTLTVDEASKNGKVAAIFPAHDTQPIQNAKSGDELAVILTNTAFHAEGGGQLGDTGRLVSDKGIFNVTDTKKLPDGYTIQLGTLEQGTLSVGDEVEFEVNLKRRADIARNHTATHLLHAALKQVLGSHVNQAGSYVGPDRLRFDFSHFSPLTEEELAQVEDIVNEKILDAVDVEISQQELEKAREMGAMALFGEKYGKIVRVVNVPGYSMELCGGVHVSNTSHIGLFKILSESSVGAGVRRIEAVTGRGALAYTRELENLIGEAATAVKGRPNNLVTRISALQEDLRAEKHRADEMEKKLVAAQAASVTADAKDVKGVAFLAQEVKVQDVDALRKMGDTLRDKTGGVVVLAAPMSADKVNILVMASKEAVKKGIHAGKIAKAVAQTMGGNGGGRPDMAQAGGKDASKVQEGLARALELVESQIQ; encoded by the coding sequence ATGAAATATTTAAGTGGCAACGAGATTCGACAAAAGTATCTTGATTTCTTTAAGGAACGGGGACACCTGGTACTGCCCAGTGCTTCCCTGATTCCCCACGATGACCCTACGCTTCTTCTGATCGGCGCAGGCATGGCTCCGTTCAAGCCGTACTTTACCGGCAAGGTGAAACCCCCTGCGACCCGGATCACCACCTGCCAGAAATGTGTCCGTACCGGGGACATTGAAAACGTGGGACGCACGGCCCGGCACCATACCTATTTCGAAATGCTGGGGAACTTCTCCTTCGGGGACTACTTCAAGAAGGAAGTGATCCCCTGGGCCTGGGAATTTCTCACCAAGGTGCTGGAACTGCCGGCGGACAAACTGTGGATCACTGTATACCCCAAGGACCAGGAAGCCTATGACCTGTGGCATGATGTGTGCGGGGTTCCGGCGGAACGGATCGTGAAACTGGAAGACAACTGGTGGGAAATCACCAGCGGCGGTCCCTGCGGCCCGGATTCCGAAATCCACATCGATCTGGGCGAAGAACGGGGCTGCGGCAGCCCGGACTGCGGGCCCGGCTGCGACTGCGGACGGTTCCTGGAACTGTGGAACCTGGTGTTCACCCAGTACAACAAAGAACCGGACGGCAGCTACACCCCGCTCCAGCACAAGAACATCGATACCGGCCTGGGCCTGGAACGGGTGGCTTCCGTGCTCCAGAACAAACCCAGTAACTTTGAAACGGACCTGATCTTCCCCATCATCGAATACGCCTGCAGGGTTTCCGGGAAGACCTACAACGCGGATCCCAAGGACGATGTGTCCCTGAAGGTCATCGCCGACCATGCCCGTTCCGTCACCTTCATGATCGGGGACGGGATCCTGCCTTCCAACGAAGGCCGGGGCTATATCCTGCGCCGGGTACTGCGCCGGGCCATCCGTCACGGACGCCTCCTGGGCATCCGGAAGGAATTCCTGGTGGGGGCTGCGGACCTGGTCATCGACATGTACGGGGACCATTACACGGACCTGCGGGAAAAGAAAAGCTACATTGAAAAAGTCATCGCCATGGAAGAAAACTCCTTCCTTCAAACCCTGGAACAGGGCACCGATCTGCTGAACCAGAAGATCGACGCCATGCGGAAAGCCGGCAGCACCGTCCTGAACGGGGAAGACGCCTTCCAGCTGTACGACACCTTCGGGTTCCCCTGGGAACTGACGGAAGAAATCCTGGAAGAACAGGGTTTCACCATGGATAAGGAAGGCTTTGAAAAGGCCATGGAAGCCCAGCGGGAAAGAGCCCGTTCCGCCCGGAACGACAAAGAGGGCAAACCGGTGCTCTACGAAACCCGTCATCTGAAGCTGGGGACCCTGACTGTGGACGAAGCCAGCAAAAACGGGAAAGTGGCGGCCATTTTCCCGGCCCATGACACCCAGCCCATCCAGAACGCCAAGAGCGGGGATGAACTGGCCGTGATCCTCACCAACACCGCCTTCCATGCAGAAGGGGGCGGTCAGCTGGGGGATACCGGCCGGCTGGTATCCGACAAGGGCATCTTCAACGTGACCGACACCAAAAAACTGCCGGACGGCTACACCATCCAGCTGGGAACCCTGGAACAGGGCACCCTGAGCGTAGGGGATGAAGTGGAATTCGAAGTGAACCTGAAACGCCGGGCGGACATTGCCCGGAATCATACGGCCACCCATCTGCTCCATGCGGCCCTGAAACAGGTGCTGGGCAGCCATGTGAACCAGGCCGGCAGCTATGTGGGACCGGACCGTCTCCGGTTCGACTTCTCCCACTTCTCTCCTTTGACGGAGGAAGAACTGGCCCAGGTGGAAGACATCGTCAACGAAAAGATCCTGGATGCAGTGGATGTGGAAATCTCCCAGCAGGAACTGGAAAAAGCCCGGGAAATGGGCGCCATGGCTCTGTTCGGGGAAAAATATGGCAAGATCGTCCGGGTGGTGAACGTGCCGGGATACAGCATGGAACTGTGCGGCGGTGTCCATGTGTCCAACACCAGCCACATCGGCCTGTTCAAAATCCTGTCCGAATCCAGCGTGGGCGCCGGGGTGCGGCGGATCGAGGCCGTGACCGGACGGGGGGCTCTGGCCTATACCCGGGAACTGGAAAACCTGATCGGAGAAGCTGCCACTGCGGTGAAGGGCCGTCCCAACAACCTGGTGACCCGGATCAGCGCCCTGCAGGAAGACCTGCGGGCAGAAAAACACCGGGCAGATGAAATGGAAAAGAAACTGGTGGCCGCCCAGGCTGCCAGCGTGACGGCGGATGCCAAAGACGTGAAGGGCGTGGCTTTCCTGGCCCAGGAAGTGAAGGTACAGGATGTGGATGCCCTGCGGAAGATGGGGGACACCCTCCGGGACAAGACCGGCGGGGTGGTGGTCCTGGCGGCTCCCATGAGCGCCGACAAGGTGAACATCCTGGTCATGGCCTCCAAGGAAGCCGTGAAGAAAGGCATCCACGCCGGGAAGATCGCCAAGGCTGTGGCCCAGACCATGGGCGGCAACGGCGGCGGACGGCCGGATATGGCCCAGGCCGGGGGCAAGGATGCCTCCAAAGTCCAGGAAGGACTGGCCAGGGCCCTGGAACTGGTGGAAAGCCAGATCCAGTAA
- a CDS encoding TetR-like C-terminal domain-containing protein produces MDPKEKLGKALYHLLEKKHLHDITVDEIVRDAGLKQEDFDRYCKSKKELAHWVYLHILARHGRDILKSRCWSEALYKKFLLYKANLKFLQNLYTSCDVEDIRQTNRRFVRDAYHLMLKKAGADLKNPHIQFATEMVIYGSEEMTMRWILEGMEVPIEVMLVLFQESIPLIISQYFY; encoded by the coding sequence ATGGATCCAAAGGAAAAACTGGGAAAAGCCCTGTACCATCTGCTGGAGAAAAAACACCTCCACGATATCACAGTGGACGAGATTGTCCGGGATGCGGGGCTGAAACAGGAAGATTTTGACCGGTACTGCAAAAGCAAGAAGGAACTGGCCCACTGGGTGTACCTGCATATCCTGGCCCGGCACGGCCGGGATATCCTGAAAAGCCGGTGCTGGTCCGAAGCCCTGTACAAGAAGTTCCTGCTGTACAAGGCCAACCTGAAGTTCCTCCAGAACCTGTACACCAGCTGTGATGTGGAAGACATCCGTCAGACCAACCGGCGGTTCGTCCGGGATGCCTACCATCTGATGCTGAAAAAGGCGGGAGCGGATCTGAAGAACCCCCACATCCAGTTCGCCACGGAAATGGTGATCTATGGCAGTGAGGAAATGACCATGCGCTGGATCCTGGAAGGGATGGAAGTCCCCATCGAAGTGATGCTGGTGCTGTTCCAGGAATCCATTCCCCTGATCATCAGTCAGTATTTTTATTAA
- a CDS encoding IreB family regulatory phosphoprotein, which yields MSRTTQETTMFKPVPESKSVSETIREVAEALTEKGYNPIDQLAGYLLSGDPAYVTSYKDARLKIRRFERYELIEALLQAYLEGTERR from the coding sequence ATGTCTCGTACTACACAGGAAACCACCATGTTCAAACCGGTTCCGGAGAGCAAAAGTGTTTCGGAGACCATCCGGGAGGTGGCGGAAGCCCTGACGGAAAAAGGGTACAACCCCATCGACCAGCTGGCGGGCTATCTCCTGAGCGGGGATCCGGCCTATGTGACCAGCTACAAGGACGCGCGGCTGAAGATCCGCCGGTTCGAACGGTATGAACTGATCGAAGCCCTGCTCCAGGCGTACCTGGAGGGAACGGAACGCAGATGA
- the ruvX gene encoding Holliday junction resolvase RuvX, translating to MRIMGLDLGTRTIGVSVSDETGFIARGVETIRRKGLENDLKRLGELVEQEEVGQFVLGYPKNMNGSIGDRARASEEFKTILEERFPSIPVVLWDERLSTVAAEKVLIEADLQRKKRKKIIDMMAAVVILQNYLDSPRRN from the coding sequence ATGAGGATCATGGGCTTGGATCTGGGTACCCGGACCATCGGGGTGTCCGTCAGCGACGAAACCGGCTTCATCGCCCGGGGGGTGGAGACCATCCGCCGGAAGGGCCTGGAAAACGATCTGAAGCGTCTTGGCGAACTGGTGGAACAGGAAGAGGTGGGGCAGTTCGTCCTGGGCTACCCCAAAAACATGAACGGGTCCATCGGCGACAGAGCCAGGGCCAGTGAAGAATTCAAAACGATCCTGGAGGAACGCTTCCCGTCCATCCCGGTTGTCCTGTGGGATGAACGGCTCTCTACGGTAGCGGCCGAAAAAGTCCTGATCGAGGCGGATCTCCAGAGGAAGAAACGGAAGAAAATCATCGACATGATGGCCGCGGTGGTCATCCTGCAAAATTATCTGGACAGCCCGAGGAGGAATTGA
- a CDS encoding DUF1292 domain-containing protein, whose translation MAKKDDETLLETEDQEAVVVITDEKGNETYYLEEMVIPMDSKNFALLTQIPENDDTDPDDEDNVIIARVDFDENGDPVYLDPTDEEFEAVRKAYEEIMDEMDAQ comes from the coding sequence ATGGCCAAGAAAGACGACGAAACCCTGCTGGAAACGGAAGACCAGGAAGCGGTGGTGGTGATCACCGACGAAAAAGGCAACGAAACCTATTACCTGGAAGAAATGGTGATCCCCATGGACAGCAAGAACTTTGCCCTGCTGACCCAGATCCCGGAAAATGACGATACGGATCCGGACGATGAGGACAATGTGATCATTGCCCGGGTGGATTTCGACGAAAACGGGGATCCGGTGTACCTGGACCCTACCGACGAAGAATTTGAAGCGGTCCGGAAAGCCTATGAGGAAATCATGGACGAAATGGACGCCCAGTAA
- the mltG gene encoding endolytic transglycosylase MltG, whose amino-acid sequence MRKKLLPIGILLILALLGGGYWYLDYYNTNTSLATGQKVRFTVTHGMTTGDIATLLYNKKLIQTPDSFRMAARLKGLENHLQAGTYEITAGMSDGEIINILSKGKVHSNRFAVPEGATVNEVALKLEREHLTTAQEFKDACRNYAPYPYMQTSNPDVVYKAEGFLCPATYDFPENAKASDMVAMMVKEFDKKLTPDLRTDIRKSYLSLRDIVNLASMVEREATHKEEMPLIAGVFEKRMQMGMPIQSDTTIQYILGAQKKEVTYDDLELASPYNTYLNKGLPPGPVGNPSMDAIRAVIHPVMTDYLYFVADKEGYHHFTKTYEEHVAMIQKLNPGEVIGEAQ is encoded by the coding sequence ATGCGGAAAAAATTACTGCCCATCGGGATCCTCCTGATCCTGGCCCTCCTGGGAGGGGGGTACTGGTACCTGGATTATTACAACACCAACACCAGCCTGGCCACGGGCCAGAAAGTCCGGTTCACGGTGACCCATGGGATGACCACCGGGGACATCGCCACCCTGCTCTACAACAAGAAACTGATCCAGACCCCGGATTCCTTCCGGATGGCCGCCCGTCTCAAGGGACTGGAAAACCATCTCCAGGCCGGCACCTATGAGATCACCGCCGGCATGAGCGACGGGGAGATCATCAACATCCTGTCCAAGGGGAAGGTTCATTCCAACCGGTTTGCGGTGCCCGAAGGGGCCACCGTCAACGAAGTGGCCCTGAAACTGGAGCGGGAACACCTGACCACCGCCCAGGAATTCAAGGATGCCTGTCGGAACTATGCTCCCTATCCCTATATGCAGACCAGCAACCCGGATGTGGTCTACAAGGCGGAAGGGTTCCTCTGCCCGGCCACCTATGATTTTCCGGAAAACGCCAAGGCCAGCGACATGGTGGCCATGATGGTGAAGGAATTCGACAAGAAGCTGACCCCGGACCTGCGGACGGACATCCGGAAAAGCTATCTGTCCCTCCGGGACATTGTGAACCTGGCTTCCATGGTGGAACGGGAAGCCACCCACAAGGAAGAGATGCCGCTTATTGCCGGGGTGTTTGAAAAACGGATGCAGATGGGGATGCCCATCCAGTCCGATACCACCATCCAGTACATCCTGGGGGCCCAGAAGAAGGAAGTCACCTACGACGACCTGGAACTGGCATCTCCCTACAACACCTATCTGAACAAGGGGCTGCCTCCGGGACCGGTGGGGAATCCCAGCATGGATGCCATCCGGGCGGTGATCCACCCGGTGATGACCGATTATCTGTACTTTGTGGCGGATAAGGAAGGGTACCATCACTTTACCAAAACCTACGAAGAACATGTGGCCATGATCCAGAAACTGAATCCTGGAGAAGTCATAGGAGAAGCACAGTGA